A region of the Thioploca ingrica genome:
ATTCTAATATTAACACTTGTCCACCCGGCTTTAACACCTGCCACATCGAGTTTAAAGCAGTTTCTTTATGGGTGACATTACGTAATCCAAACGCCATACTAATCACATCAAAGCTATTATTGGCAAAGGGAAGTTGTTCCGCATTCACTTGGGCATAATCAACCATAATGCCTTTATCGAGGAGTCGATCTCGACCCACTTGTAACATGGTGGCATTAATATCCGCCAAAACCACTTCGCCTTCAGTTCCAACCAAGCGAGCCAATTGGGCAGCGAGATCACCGGTTCCACCCGCTAAATCTAAAACGCGTTGACCACGCTTAATTCCGGCTAATTCAATGGCAAAACGTTTCCACAGTCGGTGAATACCGCAAGACATCAGGTCATTCATGATATCATAACGAGTTGCAACGGATTCAAAGACTTGAGCAACGTGACGCGCTTTATCTTTAGACGAAACTTGAGTAAATCCGAAATGGGTCGTTTCTTCTGTCATAGCAGTCATTTTTTACTTTCAGGTGATTTCCAACCACAGCGGCTCGCGGAAAGTTAGAATTAATTGAGTTCGGTGGGACTCCGTTTTTGTCCGGCTGCCGCCATTTTATCTAAGTATTCTTGCCACAATTTAGCTTGGTTTTTACCTAAATAATGGAGCCAATCCCACGAATAAATCCCAGTATCATGTCCATCATCAAAATATAATCGAACCGCATAGGTGCCAACCGATTCAATTTGTTCAATATTTACATCGGCTTTGCCAACTTGTAACACTTCCTGACCGGGGGCATGCCCACGTACTTCTGCTGAAGGTGAATGAACTCTCAAGTATTCACAAGTGAATTCAAAATGTTCACCATCATCAAAAGTGATTTCTAACAGACGAGATTTTTGCCGCAAATTAATTTCAGTCGGAATCGGAGTATGTTTAGTCATATTCAGTGATCAATTGTCAGTTAAAGGATATATTGACTTAAATCTTCATTATTAACGAGATCATTTAAATGTTTATTCACATAAGCCACATCAATAATAACCGTTTCTCCAAGCCGTTCTGGTGCTTCAAAAGACACGCTTTCGAGTAAACATTCCAGGACGGTATGTAACCGTCTAGCACCAATATTTTCACTTCTTTCATTGACTTGCCAAGCCATCTCCGCAATACGTCTAATGCCATCTTGGGTGAATTGAATCGTTAAACCTTCGGTTTGCATTAAAGCGATATATTGTTCGGTCAAGGAAGCATCCGGTTCAGTTAAAATATTAACGAAATCATCGACATTAAGTGCACTTAATTCCACTCGAATCGGTAAACGCCCTTGTAATTCCGGAATTAAATCCGAGGGCTTGGAAAGATGAAATGCGCCAGAAGCAATAAATAAAATATGATCGGTTTTAACCATGCCATATTTGGTGCTCACGGTACTGCCTTCAACCAGTGGCAGTAAATCACGTTGTACCCCTTCGCGTGACACATCCGGGCCACTGGTTTCAGAACGTTTAGTGATCTTGTCAATTTCATCCAAAAATACAATCCCATTTTGTTCAACCCGTTCTACCGCTTTCGCTTTTAAATCATCTTCGTTAATGAGCTTAGCGGCTTCTTCTTCTTGAATTAATTTCAATGCCTCTTTAATACGCAATTTCCGCGTTCTAGTCCGCCCACCGGTAATATTTTGAAACATACTTTGCAATTGGCTGGTCATTTCTTCCATACCCGGTGGTGCCATAATTTCTACGCCAATACGGGTTTCACTGAGTTCAATTTCAATTTCTTTATCATTCAATTTATCTTCCCGCAACATTTTTCTGAATTTTTGGCGCGTTGAGGAAGCCTCTTCACTGGGTAAATCCGAGCGAACATTCCGTGCCGGGGGTAATAAAGCATCTAAAATACGTTCTTCTGCTGCTGCCAAGGCTTGATGCTTGACTTGTTGCACGGCTTCTTCACGGGTCATTTTCATCGACATATCAATTAAGTCACGGACAATCGATTCGACATCCCGACCCACATAACCCACTTCGGTAAATTTAGTGGCTTCAATTTTAATAAAAGGGGCTCTGGCTAATTTAGCTAAACGACGGGCGATTTCGGTTTTACCCACTCCCGTTGGACCAATCATCAAAATATTTTTAGGCGTAATTTCATTGCGTAAATTGGGCTCAAGCTGCATGCGTCGCCAACGATTTCGCA
Encoded here:
- a CDS encoding ATP-dependent protease ATP-binding subunit HslU; translated protein: MSEMTPKEIVSELDKHIIGQTAAKRAVAVALRNRWRRMQLEPNLRNEITPKNILMIGPTGVGKTEIARRLAKLARAPFIKIEATKFTEVGYVGRDVESIVRDLIDMSMKMTREEAVQQVKHQALAAAEERILDALLPPARNVRSDLPSEEASSTRQKFRKMLREDKLNDKEIEIELSETRIGVEIMAPPGMEEMTSQLQSMFQNITGGRTRTRKLRIKEALKLIQEEEAAKLINEDDLKAKAVERVEQNGIVFLDEIDKITKRSETSGPDVSREGVQRDLLPLVEGSTVSTKYGMVKTDHILFIASGAFHLSKPSDLIPELQGRLPIRVELSALNVDDFVNILTEPDASLTEQYIALMQTEGLTIQFTQDGIRRIAEMAWQVNERSENIGARRLHTVLECLLESVSFEAPERLGETVIIDVAYVNKHLNDLVNNEDLSQYIL
- a CDS encoding UbiE/COQ5 methyltransferase, translated to MTAMTEETTHFGFTQVSSKDKARHVAQVFESVATRYDIMNDLMSCGIHRLWKRFAIELAGIKRGQRVLDLAGGTGDLAAQLARLVGTEGEVVLADINATMLQVGRDRLLDKGIMVDYAQVNAEQLPFANNSFDVISMAFGLRNVTHKETALNSMWQVLKPGGQVLILEFSELRLRPLKPFYDLYSLKILPLLGQWIAQDADSYRYLAESIRMHPNQETLLQMMQQAGFERCDYHNLTGGIVAIHRGYKL